Proteins encoded together in one Streptomyces sp. NA04227 window:
- a CDS encoding globin, with the protein MDGVNEIPRGTLQEQTFYEQVGGEETFRRLVHRFYQGVAEDPVLRPMYPEEDLGPAEERLVLFLMQYWGGPTTYSEQRGHPRLRMRHAPFVVDRAAHDAWLRHMRTAVDELGLSEELEQTLWKYLTYAAASMVNTAD; encoded by the coding sequence ATGGACGGTGTGAATGAGATTCCGCGCGGCACGCTTCAGGAGCAGACCTTCTACGAGCAGGTCGGCGGCGAGGAGACTTTCCGGCGCCTGGTGCACCGTTTCTACCAGGGAGTTGCCGAGGACCCGGTGCTCCGCCCGATGTACCCGGAGGAGGACCTCGGCCCGGCGGAGGAGCGCCTCGTCCTGTTCCTGATGCAGTACTGGGGTGGTCCGACCACGTACAGCGAGCAGCGCGGCCACCCGCGGCTGCGGATGCGTCACGCACCGTTCGTCGTCGACCGCGCCGCGCACGATGCCTGGCTCAGGCACATGCGTACGGCGGTGGACGAACTGGGCCTGTCGGAGGAGCTGGAGCAGACCCTCTGGAAGTACCTGACCTACGCCGCCGCGTCGATGGTGAACACCGCCGACTGA
- a CDS encoding YfjP family GTPase, with protein sequence MAEPEVAPVASAPDADSDPLDVWDDGLIARRTPEGGDEGGAAGSGGGLRGREGNGLAYTGELMGRLEAMRELVGLSRARLDADQLGEAVRVLEESDARRRLSGEHTVVAVAGATGSGKSALFNALAGVNISETGVRRPTTALPLACSWGEGGGQLLDRLGIPARLRRKPVQGPDAEVLCGLVLVDLPDHDSAAPEHREQVDRVLELVDAVIWVVDPEKYADAMLHERYLRPMAGHAEVTFVVLNQVDRLPGESADLVLDDLRRLLDEDGVALGEHGEAGAAVLAVSALSGTGIGELRDCLGQLVREREAAARRVAADLDAAAAGLRPMYEPGPGVGLSEETREEFGALLADSVGAHAAGQTAERAWRRNAGRACGTPWLRLWQWARSRQAPPAEESTPDPAEAEATARQRVEQAVRTLSDQASQGLPAPWAQAVREAAARGADGMPEALDQLSAASAEPEGAPPRPGWWPAAVLAQAAMTLLQVVGALWLLAQIAQVCPPNLGVPALLMVVGIATGPCVEWICRIAARGPARRYGAEAERRLREAAAACGRARVLDPVAAELLRYREVREQYARAAGKVPSGTVPPSRVGELSTTRR encoded by the coding sequence GTGGCTGAGCCCGAAGTGGCGCCTGTGGCCTCCGCGCCGGATGCGGACAGCGACCCGTTGGACGTATGGGACGACGGGCTGATCGCGCGGCGTACGCCGGAGGGTGGCGACGAGGGCGGGGCCGCGGGCAGTGGCGGCGGGTTGCGTGGACGTGAGGGCAACGGGCTTGCCTATACAGGAGAGTTGATGGGACGCCTGGAGGCGATGCGGGAGCTCGTGGGGCTGTCCCGGGCCCGGCTGGACGCGGATCAGCTGGGGGAGGCGGTGCGGGTCCTTGAGGAGTCCGACGCGCGGCGGCGGCTGTCCGGCGAGCACACCGTGGTCGCCGTGGCGGGGGCCACCGGCAGCGGCAAGTCGGCACTCTTCAACGCCCTCGCCGGGGTGAACATCTCCGAGACCGGTGTCCGCAGGCCGACAACCGCCCTGCCGTTGGCGTGCAGTTGGGGCGAGGGCGGCGGTCAGCTCCTGGACCGGCTGGGCATTCCGGCCCGGCTGCGCCGCAAGCCGGTACAGGGCCCGGACGCCGAAGTCCTGTGCGGACTCGTCCTGGTAGACCTGCCCGACCACGACTCCGCCGCACCGGAACACCGTGAACAGGTGGACAGGGTCCTGGAGTTGGTGGATGCCGTGATCTGGGTCGTCGACCCGGAGAAGTACGCGGACGCCATGCTCCACGAGCGCTATCTGCGCCCGATGGCCGGGCACGCCGAGGTCACCTTCGTCGTCCTCAACCAGGTCGACCGGCTGCCGGGGGAGAGCGCGGACCTGGTCCTCGACGATCTGCGGCGGCTGCTCGACGAGGACGGCGTCGCGCTCGGCGAGCACGGGGAGGCGGGGGCCGCGGTCCTCGCGGTCTCGGCGCTCTCCGGTACCGGGATCGGTGAACTGCGCGACTGCCTGGGGCAGTTGGTACGGGAACGGGAGGCGGCGGCGCGGCGGGTGGCCGCGGACCTGGACGCGGCGGCCGCCGGACTGCGGCCCATGTACGAGCCTGGTCCGGGCGTCGGACTGAGCGAGGAGACCCGTGAGGAGTTCGGCGCGCTGCTCGCCGACTCCGTGGGCGCCCACGCGGCGGGGCAGACGGCCGAGCGTGCCTGGCGCCGCAACGCGGGCCGGGCCTGCGGCACCCCGTGGCTCAGGCTCTGGCAGTGGGCAAGGAGCCGTCAGGCGCCGCCGGCCGAGGAGAGCACCCCGGATCCGGCCGAGGCGGAGGCCACCGCGCGGCAGCGCGTCGAGCAGGCCGTACGCACGCTGTCGGACCAGGCGTCCCAAGGGCTTCCGGCGCCCTGGGCGCAGGCCGTGCGCGAGGCGGCCGCACGCGGGGCGGACGGTATGCCCGAGGCGCTCGACCAGTTGAGCGCGGCGAGCGCCGAGCCCGAGGGCGCCCCGCCCAGGCCGGGCTGGTGGCCCGCCGCGGTGCTCGCACAAGCCGCGATGACATTGCTCCAAGTCGTGGGCGCGCTCTGGCTGTTGGCCCAGATCGCCCAGGTGTGCCCGCCCAATCTGGGGGTGCCCGCGCTGCTGATGGTCGTCGGTATCGCCACCGGGCCGTGCGTCGAGTGGATCTGCCGGATCGCCGCCCGGGGACCGGCCCGCAGATACGGGGCGGAGGCGGAGCGGCGGCTGCGGGAGGCGGCCGCGGCCTGCGGCCGGGCGCGGGTGCTCGACCCGGTGGCCGCCGAACTGCTGCGTTACCGGGAGGTGCGGGAGCAGTACGCACGAGCCGCCGGAAAGGTTCCCAGCGGCACGGTTCCACCCTCACGGGTGGGCGAGTTGTCCACAACCCGGCGGTAG
- a CDS encoding Cys-Gln thioester bond-forming surface protein — protein sequence MFTAAIVAGGAVAAGAGAAAAQEDPQNHGGATASLGGLRTHGDAVVRADGRQQRISAGLFEMVVDNGGSLLTYCVDLHNPTQKDAKYQETAWSGTSLHANRNSGKIRWILQNSYPQVNDLGALAKKAGARSLTEEDAAAGTQVAIWRYSDGADVTATDPDAEKLADYLQRKARGLAEPKASLALEGAAVSGQPGDRLGPVTVRTNADSVSVMPPADSAASGVRVVDGRGKEVTSARDGSKLYLDVPKDAMDGSTALTVQASTTVPVGRAFTSETRSQTQILAGSSESTVSATATVGWASSGAVPALSARKNCASGGVDITAVNKGDEDFTFALMGFKYVIEAGKSQTVTVPLQEDQAYDFTVTGPNGLAKRFKGVLDCKTQGVVPPDDTTTQLASGPEPASVGGTALDTDLADSGSSNSTPMIAGVAVALVVLGGAAVFLVRKRKPESEGSAED from the coding sequence GTGTTCACCGCCGCGATTGTGGCGGGAGGCGCGGTGGCCGCCGGTGCGGGCGCCGCGGCGGCGCAGGAGGACCCGCAGAACCACGGCGGAGCCACCGCGAGCCTCGGTGGTCTGCGGACGCACGGTGACGCCGTCGTCCGGGCGGACGGACGCCAACAGCGCATATCCGCCGGACTGTTCGAGATGGTGGTGGACAACGGCGGTTCCCTGCTCACCTACTGCGTCGACCTGCACAACCCGACGCAGAAGGACGCCAAGTACCAGGAGACCGCCTGGAGCGGCACCTCGCTGCACGCCAACCGGAACTCCGGAAAGATCCGCTGGATCCTGCAGAACTCCTATCCGCAGGTGAACGATCTCGGTGCGCTGGCGAAGAAGGCCGGTGCCCGGAGCCTGACGGAGGAGGACGCGGCGGCCGGTACGCAGGTCGCGATCTGGCGCTACTCCGACGGCGCCGACGTCACGGCCACCGATCCGGACGCCGAGAAGCTCGCCGACTACCTTCAGCGCAAGGCGCGGGGGCTCGCCGAGCCGAAGGCCTCGCTCGCCCTGGAGGGTGCCGCGGTCTCGGGGCAGCCCGGGGACCGGCTCGGGCCCGTGACCGTACGTACCAACGCGGACAGTGTGAGCGTGATGCCGCCCGCCGACTCCGCGGCCAGCGGGGTGCGGGTCGTCGACGGGCGCGGCAAGGAGGTGACCTCGGCGCGCGACGGCAGCAAGCTGTACCTCGACGTGCCGAAGGACGCCATGGACGGCAGTACGGCACTCACCGTGCAGGCGTCCACGACGGTGCCCGTGGGGCGTGCGTTCACCTCGGAGACCCGTAGCCAGACCCAGATACTCGCGGGGTCGAGCGAGTCGACCGTCAGCGCGACGGCCACCGTCGGCTGGGCCTCATCGGGCGCGGTCCCGGCGTTGTCGGCGCGCAAGAACTGCGCGAGCGGCGGCGTCGACATCACCGCGGTCAACAAGGGGGACGAGGACTTCACCTTCGCGCTGATGGGCTTCAAGTACGTGATCGAAGCCGGGAAGTCGCAGACCGTGACGGTCCCGCTCCAGGAGGACCAGGCCTACGACTTCACCGTCACCGGCCCGAACGGCCTCGCCAAGCGCTTCAAGGGCGTCCTGGACTGCAAGACCCAGGGCGTCGTGCCGCCCGACGACACCACGACCCAGCTCGCCTCCGGCCCCGAACCGGCCTCGGTCGGCGGCACCGCCCTGGACACCGACCTGGCGGACTCGGGGAGTTCCAACTCCACCCCGATGATCGCGGGCGTCGCGGTCGCGCTTGTGGTCCTCGGCGGCGCTGCGGTCTTCCTCGTACGCAAGAGGAAGCCGGAGTCCGAGGGCTCGGCCGAGGACTGA
- the ettA gene encoding energy-dependent translational throttle protein EttA, which yields MAEFIYTMRKARKAHGDKVILDDVTLNFLPGAKIGVVGPNGAGKSTVLKIMAGLEHPSNGDAFLSPGYTVGILLQEPPLDESKTVLGNVEEGVAEIKGKLDRFNEIAEQMATEYTDALMEEMGKLQEELDHAEAWELDGKLEQAMDALGCPPGDWAVTKLSGGERRRVALCKLLLEQPDLLLLDEPTNHLDAESVNWLEQHLARYPGTVVAITHDRYFLDNVAEWILELDRGRAYPYEGNYSTYLETKQTRLKVEGAKDAKRAKRLKEELEWVRSNAKGRQAKSKARLARYEEMAAEAEKMRKLDFEEIQIPPGPRLGNVVVEVENLSKAFGDKVLVDDLSFSLPRNGIVGVIGPNGAGKTTLFKMIQGLEEPDSGTIKVGDTVKISYVDQSRENIDPKKTLWAVVSDELDYINVGQVEMPSRAYVSAFGFKGPDQQKPAGVLSGGERNRLNLALTLKLGGNLLLLDEPTNDLDVETLSSLENALLDFPGCAVVVSHDRWFLDRVATHILAYEGDSKWFWFEGNFESYEKNKIERLGPDAARPHRATYKKLTRG from the coding sequence TTGGCTGAGTTCATTTACACCATGCGCAAGGCGCGTAAAGCGCACGGCGACAAGGTGATCCTCGACGATGTCACCCTGAACTTCCTGCCAGGCGCCAAGATCGGCGTCGTGGGACCCAACGGTGCCGGTAAGTCCACGGTCCTCAAGATCATGGCGGGTCTTGAGCACCCGTCGAACGGTGACGCCTTCCTCTCCCCGGGCTACACCGTCGGCATCCTGCTCCAGGAGCCTCCGCTCGACGAGAGCAAGACCGTCCTCGGGAACGTCGAAGAGGGCGTCGCCGAGATCAAGGGCAAGCTCGACCGGTTCAACGAGATCGCCGAGCAAATGGCGACCGAGTACACCGACGCGCTGATGGAGGAGATGGGCAAGCTCCAGGAGGAGCTCGACCACGCCGAGGCCTGGGAGCTGGACGGAAAGCTCGAACAGGCCATGGACGCGCTCGGCTGCCCGCCCGGCGACTGGGCCGTCACCAAGCTCTCCGGTGGTGAGCGCCGCCGCGTCGCGCTGTGCAAGCTGCTGCTCGAACAGCCCGACCTGCTGCTCCTCGACGAGCCCACCAACCACCTCGACGCCGAGTCGGTGAACTGGCTCGAGCAGCACCTCGCGCGCTACCCGGGCACCGTCGTGGCCATCACCCACGACCGGTACTTCCTGGACAACGTCGCCGAGTGGATCCTCGAACTCGACCGCGGCCGCGCCTACCCGTACGAGGGCAACTACTCCACGTACCTGGAGACCAAGCAGACCCGTCTCAAGGTCGAGGGCGCGAAGGACGCCAAGCGCGCCAAGCGGCTCAAGGAAGAGCTGGAGTGGGTCCGCTCCAACGCCAAGGGGCGGCAGGCCAAGTCCAAGGCGCGACTGGCCCGTTACGAGGAGATGGCGGCCGAGGCCGAGAAGATGCGGAAGCTGGACTTCGAGGAGATCCAGATTCCGCCGGGCCCCCGGCTCGGCAATGTGGTCGTCGAGGTCGAGAACCTCAGCAAGGCGTTCGGCGACAAGGTCCTCGTCGACGACCTCAGCTTCTCGCTGCCGCGCAACGGCATCGTCGGCGTCATCGGCCCCAACGGCGCGGGCAAGACCACGCTGTTCAAGATGATCCAGGGCCTGGAGGAGCCGGACTCCGGCACCATCAAGGTCGGCGACACGGTCAAGATCAGCTACGTCGACCAGAGCCGCGAGAACATCGACCCGAAGAAGACGCTGTGGGCGGTCGTCTCCGACGAACTCGACTACATCAACGTCGGCCAGGTCGAAATGCCCTCCCGCGCGTACGTCAGCGCCTTCGGCTTCAAGGGCCCGGACCAGCAGAAGCCCGCGGGTGTGCTCTCCGGCGGTGAGCGCAACCGCCTGAACCTGGCGCTCACCCTCAAGCTCGGCGGCAACCTGCTGCTCCTCGACGAGCCGACGAACGACCTCGACGTGGAGACCCTGTCCTCGCTGGAGAACGCTCTGCTCGACTTCCCGGGCTGCGCCGTGGTCGTCTCCCACGACCGCTGGTTCCTGGACCGGGTGGCGACGCACATCCTCGCCTACGAGGGCGACTCCAAGTGGTTCTGGTTCGAGGGCAACTTCGAGTCGTACGAGAAGAACAAGATCGAGCGGCTCGGTCCGGACGCGGCCCGTCCGCACCGTGCCACCTACAAGAAGCTGACCCGGGGCTGA
- a CDS encoding single-stranded DNA-binding protein: protein MNETYVSVTGNVATAPVHREMPTGPVTRFRLAVTARHMDRTKGAWVDGHTNFFTVWAWRSLGVNTAASLSVGEPVVVQGKLKVRRDERGGQHWSSADIEATAIGHDLSRGTAAFRRVKSEQAPGAHSWQEPPPGPSWQETPSPAWQEPHSAQPWPEQPPAPARTPVPAGAPAGPGLADGQVEGTTGELTAHPMAAPPDPDFTVAAPQYQEPAAVT, encoded by the coding sequence ATGAACGAGACCTATGTGAGCGTCACCGGGAACGTCGCGACGGCGCCGGTGCACAGGGAGATGCCGACCGGCCCGGTCACACGCTTCAGGCTCGCGGTCACAGCCCGGCACATGGACCGCACCAAGGGCGCCTGGGTCGACGGCCACACGAACTTCTTCACCGTCTGGGCCTGGCGTTCGCTCGGGGTCAACACGGCGGCCTCGCTGTCCGTGGGTGAACCCGTCGTGGTGCAGGGCAAGTTGAAGGTGCGACGCGACGAACGCGGGGGCCAGCACTGGTCCTCGGCGGACATCGAGGCAACCGCCATCGGCCACGATCTGTCGCGCGGCACCGCCGCCTTCCGCCGGGTGAAGTCGGAACAGGCGCCGGGAGCGCATTCCTGGCAGGAGCCGCCCCCCGGCCCTTCCTGGCAGGAAACACCGTCCCCGGCCTGGCAGGAGCCGCACTCCGCGCAACCCTGGCCGGAGCAACCGCCCGCACCCGCGCGGACACCGGTACCGGCCGGCGCGCCTGCCGGGCCAGGCCTGGCGGACGGGCAAGTCGAAGGTACGACAGGGGAGTTGACGGCACATCCGATGGCGGCGCCACCGGACCCGGACTTCACGGTGGCGGCTCCGCAGTACCAGGAACCCGCGGCGGTTACATGA
- a CDS encoding thioesterase family protein produces the protein MARHLYRCPLRWSDMDAFGHVNNVVFLRYLEEARIDFMFRLAPGNGSESFSGGSVVARHEIDYRRPLVHRHEPVVVESWVTRISAASLTIAYEIKDRADEDLPDSDEPNTVYVRASTVVVPFDFSRQRPRRITDEERFFLEKYLDDSGDGVGARVA, from the coding sequence GTGGCTCGTCACCTTTACCGTTGCCCGTTGCGCTGGTCGGACATGGACGCGTTCGGCCACGTCAACAACGTCGTGTTCCTCCGCTATCTGGAGGAGGCCCGCATCGACTTCATGTTCCGGCTGGCGCCGGGCAACGGTTCCGAGTCGTTCTCCGGCGGTTCCGTCGTCGCCCGCCACGAGATCGACTACCGGCGTCCGCTGGTGCACCGGCACGAGCCCGTGGTCGTCGAGTCCTGGGTCACCAGGATCTCGGCGGCCTCGCTCACCATCGCGTACGAGATCAAGGACCGTGCGGACGAGGACCTGCCGGACTCCGACGAGCCGAACACGGTCTATGTCCGGGCCTCCACGGTCGTGGTCCCCTTCGACTTCAGCAGGCAGCGTCCCCGCCGGATCACCGACGAGGAGCGCTTCTTCCTGGAGAAGTACCTGGACGACTCGGGCGACGGCGTGGGAGCACGCGTCGCATGA
- a CDS encoding methyltransferase domain-containing protein, with protein sequence MVRGIESSGAFEGGEEWRRIFEAVPRHVFVPWYYVGADDGFERLWGEDSDPDRRARWLRGAYADGALATRVRDGELLSSASQPSLMARMLTELRVRDGDRVLEIGTGTGYNAALLSARVGQERVTTVDLDQELTESARGHLRAAGWAPTVVTGDGFLGCPERAPYDRVIATCSLAAIPPAWPAQCAPGARIVSPVATGLAALDVLGPGRAEGRFLATPAYFVPLRGPGRPDESAPPAGVPARLLADEGFHFFAQLSAGALDPEEAMAVWEAERAPSRDRFGLTVDGEQQWAWLDDPEGPYTWRL encoded by the coding sequence ATGGTGCGGGGCATCGAGTCGAGCGGGGCCTTCGAGGGCGGCGAGGAGTGGCGCCGGATCTTCGAGGCCGTACCGCGTCATGTCTTCGTGCCCTGGTACTACGTCGGCGCCGACGACGGGTTCGAGCGGCTGTGGGGCGAGGACTCCGACCCGGACCGGCGGGCCCGCTGGCTGCGCGGGGCCTACGCGGACGGGGCGCTGGCCACCCGGGTACGCGACGGGGAGCTGCTCTCCTCCGCGAGCCAGCCCTCGCTGATGGCACGCATGCTCACCGAACTGCGGGTGCGCGACGGGGACCGGGTCCTGGAGATCGGCACCGGCACCGGGTACAACGCCGCCCTGCTCTCGGCCCGGGTCGGCCAGGAGCGGGTCACCACCGTCGATCTGGACCAGGAGCTGACCGAGTCCGCGCGCGGCCATCTCCGGGCGGCGGGCTGGGCACCGACCGTGGTGACCGGCGACGGCTTCCTCGGCTGCCCGGAACGCGCCCCCTACGACCGGGTCATCGCCACCTGCTCGCTGGCCGCCATCCCGCCGGCCTGGCCGGCGCAGTGCGCGCCCGGGGCACGGATCGTCTCGCCGGTGGCGACCGGCCTCGCCGCCCTCGACGTCCTTGGCCCCGGCCGGGCGGAGGGACGCTTCCTGGCGACCCCCGCGTACTTCGTGCCGCTGCGCGGGCCCGGGCGCCCCGACGAGAGCGCACCGCCCGCCGGGGTGCCCGCGCGCCTCCTCGCCGACGAAGGCTTCCACTTCTTCGCCCAGCTCAGCGCGGGCGCCCTCGACCCCGAGGAGGCGATGGCCGTCTGGGAGGCGGAGCGCGCGCCCTCCCGCGACCGCTTCGGCCTCACCGTGGACGGCGAGCAGCAGTGGGCCTGGCTGGACGATCCGGAGGGGCCGTACACCTGGCGGCTGTGA
- a CDS encoding FHA domain-containing protein yields the protein MPTCPNGHQSVSDDWCEVCGHRMAGAVPPPPPPAGQQPGPFDNRDNWAPPPPPPGAGYGYPQQGGPGGPPPPPGAGGPPPPPGMGGPPPPPGMGGPPPGAGDRHLSAVPDLPGEPQLCPQCRTPREGGAPFCEECRWNFLTNTATSYTPAAPSAPLPGSGPGGPGPGGPGGPGGPGGPHQGHPFPQQAPPPGQDSYDYQGSRPSQMNRPAEQIHGGPPPFGEQPGGPGPVPQGPGGPGPMGGPQGPGGPDGFPGPGGPGGPGGPGAPGGFPGHGGPGGPGGPGGPQGHGGPGGPDGFGGPGGPQGPGGPHGPGGPGGFPGPGGPGGPGGLGGPGGPGPGGPQGPGNEGPGGPQGPGLGGPGGPQGPGGPGGPGGPGGPQGPGAPHAFQQQPGPGAPFAPPGAGAPPQGGPAGPPPPGQSFANEDDWVLSPPSAPANGGGPGPEGWNGQAGAPGTQPPQSYAQPDSWTVTIGPDREYFMAMMQRSGPEASGLNLPAYSPEQQRPLTGNQLTIGRRRHSTGDTPDIDLSVPPEDPGVSHQHAMLVQQPDGSWAVVDQNSTNGTTVNGGEEPIQPFVPVPLTDGDRVHVGAWTTITVRRG from the coding sequence ATGCCGACCTGCCCGAACGGACACCAGTCGGTCTCCGACGACTGGTGCGAGGTCTGCGGTCACCGCATGGCCGGAGCCGTGCCGCCGCCCCCGCCGCCCGCAGGGCAGCAGCCCGGGCCCTTCGACAACCGGGACAACTGGGCGCCGCCACCGCCCCCGCCCGGCGCGGGTTACGGATATCCGCAGCAGGGCGGCCCTGGTGGCCCGCCACCTCCGCCCGGTGCGGGCGGCCCGCCGCCGCCCCCCGGCATGGGAGGTCCGCCACCGCCGCCGGGAATGGGCGGCCCGCCGCCCGGCGCCGGTGACCGGCACCTGTCGGCCGTACCGGATCTGCCCGGCGAACCTCAGTTGTGCCCGCAGTGCCGCACGCCCCGCGAGGGTGGTGCGCCGTTCTGCGAGGAATGCCGCTGGAACTTCCTGACCAATACGGCCACTTCGTACACGCCCGCGGCCCCGAGCGCGCCGCTGCCCGGCTCGGGTCCCGGTGGCCCCGGTCCCGGCGGCCCGGGTGGTCCCGGCGGTCCCGGTGGCCCGCACCAGGGGCACCCGTTCCCGCAGCAGGCGCCGCCGCCCGGCCAGGACTCGTACGACTACCAGGGCTCCCGCCCGTCGCAGATGAATCGTCCCGCCGAGCAGATCCACGGCGGGCCGCCGCCCTTCGGTGAGCAGCCGGGTGGGCCGGGTCCGGTGCCGCAGGGTCCGGGTGGTCCCGGCCCGATGGGCGGACCGCAGGGGCCTGGTGGACCTGATGGTTTCCCCGGTCCGGGTGGGCCCGGCGGTCCCGGTGGGCCTGGGGCGCCCGGAGGGTTTCCCGGTCACGGTGGGCCTGGTGGTCCCGGCGGTCCGGGTGGGCCGCAGGGGCACGGTGGCCCCGGCGGACCTGATGGATTTGGTGGGCCCGGTGGGCCTCAGGGGCCCGGTGGCCCGCACGGTCCCGGTGGACCCGGTGGCTTCCCCGGTCCGGGTGGGCCCGGCGGTCCCGGTGGACTTGGTGGTCCGGGCGGTCCCGGTCCCGGTGGGCCGCAGGGCCCCGGCAACGAAGGACCGGGCGGACCGCAGGGTCCCGGACTCGGTGGGCCCGGTGGCCCGCAGGGACCTGGTGGCCCCGGCGGTCCTGGTGGCCCCGGCGGACCGCAGGGCCCCGGAGCCCCGCATGCCTTCCAGCAGCAGCCCGGACCGGGTGCGCCGTTCGCGCCGCCCGGAGCGGGTGCGCCGCCGCAGGGTGGTCCGGCCGGACCACCGCCGCCCGGCCAGTCGTTCGCGAACGAGGACGACTGGGTGCTGTCGCCGCCCTCGGCTCCCGCGAACGGCGGTGGCCCCGGGCCGGAGGGCTGGAACGGTCAGGCCGGTGCGCCCGGAACGCAGCCGCCGCAGTCGTACGCGCAGCCGGACAGCTGGACGGTCACGATCGGCCCCGACCGCGAGTACTTCATGGCGATGATGCAGCGCTCGGGTCCGGAGGCCTCGGGGCTCAACCTGCCCGCGTACTCCCCCGAGCAGCAGCGTCCGCTCACCGGCAACCAGCTCACCATCGGCCGCCGCCGCCACTCCACCGGTGATACTCCGGACATCGACCTGTCCGTACCGCCGGAGGACCCGGGCGTCTCGCACCAGCACGCGATGCTCGTCCAGCAGCCGGACGGGTCGTGGGCGGTCGTCGACCAGAACTCCACCAACGGCACCACGGTCAACGGCGGCGAGGAGCCGATCCAGCCCTTCGTGCCGGTCCCGCTCACGGACGGGGACCGGGTGCACGTGGGGGCGTGGACGACGATCACCGTGCGCCGGGGCTGA
- a CDS encoding VWA domain-containing protein, which yields MANFSKPNGPRFSVEVYQNEYLPEGGREVNAIVTVTATGGGTVGSAVAAPHMYRPGAPDAAVALMVDCSGSMDYPAAKMRGAREATAAAIDTLRDGVRFAVIAGTHVAKEVYPGGGALAVADTRTREEAKQALRKLSAGGGTAIGTWLRLADSLLSRADVSIRHGILLTDGRNEHEAPEDLKAALDSCAGSFTCDARGVGTDWEVKEVTGIASALLGSADIVADPQGLTEDFTQMMESAMGKEVADVALRLWTPLGAELRFVKQVAPTVEELTDRRTMVGPRAGDYPTGSWGDESRDYHLCIEVPNAEVGQEMLAARVSLVIPQADGSVQTLSQGLVRAVWTEDMAASTSINPQVAHYTGQAELAQVIQHGLDARKAGDLDGATAKLGRAVQLAGALGNSDTAKLLAKVVDVVDEATGTVRLKAKVADSDEMTLETRSTKTVRVKKS from the coding sequence ATGGCGAATTTCTCGAAGCCGAACGGACCACGGTTCTCGGTCGAGGTGTACCAGAACGAGTACCTGCCCGAGGGCGGCCGCGAGGTCAACGCGATCGTCACGGTGACCGCCACCGGCGGCGGCACGGTGGGCAGTGCGGTCGCCGCACCGCACATGTACCGCCCGGGGGCACCCGACGCGGCGGTGGCGCTCATGGTCGACTGCTCGGGCTCGATGGACTACCCGGCGGCCAAGATGCGCGGCGCGCGGGAGGCGACGGCCGCGGCGATCGACACCCTGCGCGACGGGGTGCGGTTCGCGGTCATCGCCGGTACGCACGTGGCCAAGGAGGTCTACCCGGGCGGCGGGGCGCTCGCGGTGGCCGACACCCGTACCCGGGAAGAGGCCAAGCAGGCGCTGCGCAAGCTGTCGGCGGGCGGCGGTACGGCGATCGGTACCTGGCTGCGGCTCGCCGACAGCCTGCTGTCCCGGGCCGATGTCTCCATCCGGCACGGGATTCTGCTCACCGACGGCCGTAACGAGCACGAGGCGCCGGAGGACCTCAAGGCCGCTCTCGACTCCTGCGCGGGCAGCTTCACCTGTGACGCGCGTGGCGTGGGCACGGACTGGGAGGTGAAAGAAGTCACAGGAATCGCCTCCGCACTGCTCGGCTCGGCCGACATCGTCGCCGATCCACAGGGCCTGACCGAGGACTTCACGCAGATGATGGAGTCCGCGATGGGCAAGGAGGTCGCGGACGTCGCGCTGCGGTTGTGGACACCGCTCGGCGCGGAGCTGCGTTTTGTGAAACAAGTCGCACCGACCGTCGAGGAGTTGACCGACCGGCGCACCATGGTCGGCCCGCGCGCGGGCGACTACCCCACCGGCTCCTGGGGCGACGAGTCCCGCGACTACCACCTCTGTATCGAGGTGCCGAACGCCGAGGTGGGCCAGGAGATGCTGGCCGCCCGTGTCTCGCTGGTGATTCCGCAGGCCGACGGCAGTGTGCAGACCCTCTCGCAGGGGCTGGTACGGGCCGTCTGGACCGAGGACATGGCCGCGTCCACCTCGATCAACCCCCAGGTCGCGCACTACACGGGGCAGGCCGAACTGGCACAGGTCATCCAGCACGGACTCGACGCACGCAAAGCGGGCGATCTGGACGGAGCGACGGCCAAACTGGGGCGCGCGGTCCAACTGGCGGGCGCCCTCGGCAACTCGGATACGGCCAAGCTGCTCGCGAAGGTGGTGGACGTCGTGGACGAGGCGACAGGTACTGTGCGACTGAAGGCGAAGGTCGCCGACTCCGACGAAATGACTTTGGAGACCCGGTCGACAAAGACTGTCCGGGTCAAGAAGTCTTAG